The following proteins are co-located in the Blochmannia endosymbiont of Camponotus sp. genome:
- the lolB gene encoding lipoprotein insertase outer membrane protein LolB, with amino-acid sequence MYQHRCFRVFGVVMLICVSCVYHHNFGLYEDKLVCMWNNHKKSISRIFYYQTQGTIIYSVNHQKKMHFRFIWIHNNDNNYCMKLFNIFGLTIISISVENGVVCILNGIIYQNEDFKNEIQKWVIDFNYFLNQLQQWIIGLPGSDTEYNLNAIGCLSHVNCCYDNKNISIYYRRYYANSVPILPKVLDAYYDQHHIKLVINNWNVR; translated from the coding sequence ATGTATCAACATAGGTGTTTTCGAGTGTTTGGTGTAGTGATGTTGATCTGTGTTTCTTGTGTTTATCATCATAATTTTGGTTTGTATGAAGATAAATTAGTATGTATGTGGAATAATCATAAGAAATCAATATCCCGGATATTTTATTACCAAACACAAGGTACTATTATTTATTCAGTTAATCACCAAAAGAAGATGCATTTTAGGTTTATTTGGATTCATAATAATGATAATAATTATTGCATGAAATTATTTAATATTTTTGGGTTAACTATAATTTCTATATCTGTAGAAAATGGAGTTGTTTGTATTTTAAATGGTATAATTTATCAAAATGAGGATTTTAAAAATGAAATACAAAAATGGGTTATAGATTTTAACTATTTTTTGAATCAATTACAACAATGGATCATTGGATTACCTGGTAGTGATACGGAATATAATCTGAATGCTATCGGTTGTCTATCTCATGTAAATTGTTGTTATGACAATAAAAATATATCTATATATTATCGTCGTTATTATGCTAATAGCGTACCAATTTTACCTAAAGTCTTGGATGCGTATTATGATCAACATCATATTAAGTTAGTAATTAATAATTGGAATGTACGATGA
- the ispE gene encoding 4-(cytidine 5'-diphospho)-2-C-methyl-D-erythritol kinase produces MNYQWPSPGKLNLFLYVTGRRADGYHYLQTLFQFIEYGDTIEILVTNNGRIRLFTIMNDLVCCDNLIIRAAKLLQHYCWPNKKPAFGADIFLDKVLPIGSGLGGASSNAATVLMVLNQQWRCYLNKHVLMHLGLMLGADVPVFLYGHSAFAEGIGNILTPVFVPNKWYLILVPSIQISTAWGFQMYELENHCYSPSRSMRELLSVSFHNDFEEIIKKISPEVKIFFACLSQFALARLTGTGSCIFSEFKTEHLAYQIQSCLPSWINSIITRGINLSPLHQKLLKYTTYSIIIFLY; encoded by the coding sequence ATGAATTATCAATGGCCCTCTCCAGGAAAACTTAATTTATTTTTATATGTAACTGGGCGTCGTGCAGACGGATACCATTACTTGCAGACATTATTTCAATTTATTGAGTATGGTGATACGATCGAAATACTTGTAACAAATAATGGTAGAATTAGATTATTTACTATTATGAACGATTTGGTATGTTGTGATAATTTAATTATACGAGCAGCAAAATTATTACAACATTATTGTTGGCCAAATAAAAAACCGGCATTCGGTGCAGATATTTTTCTTGATAAAGTATTGCCTATTGGATCTGGTTTAGGGGGCGCTTCTTCTAATGCAGCAACTGTATTAATGGTACTTAATCAACAATGGCGCTGTTATTTGAACAAACATGTTTTAATGCATTTAGGTTTGATGTTAGGAGCTGATGTGCCGGTTTTTCTGTACGGGCATTCAGCATTTGCTGAAGGTATTGGAAATATATTAACACCAGTTTTTGTGCCTAACAAATGGTACCTTATTCTCGTTCCATCAATTCAAATTAGTACTGCGTGGGGTTTTCAAATGTATGAATTAGAGAATCATTGTTATTCTCCATCTCGTTCAATGAGAGAGTTATTGTCTGTTTCATTTCATAATGATTTCGAAGAAATTATAAAAAAAATATCTCCTGAAGTAAAAATTTTTTTTGCATGTTTGTCGCAATTCGCATTAGCACGACTTACAGGAACAGGATCTTGTATTTTTTCTGAATTCAAGACTGAACACCTTGCTTATCAAATTCAAAGTTGTTTACCATCATGGATCAACAGTATTATAACACGAGGAATAAATCTATCTCCATTGCATCAAAAATTATTAAAATATACTACATATAGTATTATAATTTTCTTATATTAG
- the kdsA gene encoding 3-deoxy-8-phosphooctulonate synthase, producing MQQLIVKISDIQVSNNLPFVLFGGMNVLESREITMKVCEHYVNITHKLNIPHIFKASFDKANRSSIDSYRGPGLEEGLLLLQELQKIFGVKLMTDVHEIYQVKTVSEVVDVLQIPAFLARQTDLIASIAQTGMPINIKKPQYMSPTQIVHIVKKCRSFSNKKIILCERGTLFGYDNLIVDMLGFNVMNHVSKGCPIIVDVTHALQRRNPLSPISGGRNIQIYDIARASTAVGIAGLFLEAHPNPHSAKCDGSSALPLNQLENFLTQMKAIDELVKSF from the coding sequence ATGCAACAATTAATAGTCAAAATCTCTGACATACAAGTATCCAACAATTTACCGTTTGTATTATTTGGAGGGATGAACGTTTTAGAGTCACGAGAAATAACTATGAAAGTTTGTGAGCATTACGTGAACATAACTCATAAACTTAATATACCGCATATATTTAAAGCATCTTTCGACAAAGCAAATCGTTCATCAATTGACTCATATCGTGGACCAGGATTAGAAGAAGGTTTGCTCCTACTTCAAGAATTACAGAAAATATTTGGAGTCAAACTTATGACTGATGTACATGAAATTTACCAAGTAAAAACTGTATCAGAAGTAGTAGATGTACTACAGATTCCTGCGTTTTTAGCTCGCCAAACTGATTTAATCGCATCTATTGCTCAAACTGGTATGCCAATTAATATAAAAAAACCACAATATATGAGTCCTACACAAATTGTACATATTGTTAAAAAATGTCGTTCATTTAGCAATAAAAAAATTATTTTATGTGAACGAGGAACTTTATTTGGTTATGATAACTTGATAGTGGATATGTTAGGATTCAACGTAATGAATCACGTTTCCAAAGGCTGTCCGATAATAGTAGATGTTACGCATGCTTTACAAAGACGTAATCCATTAAGTCCTATTTCTGGAGGAAGAAATATACAAATTTATGATATAGCTAGAGCTAGCACAGCAGTAGGCATAGCCGGATTATTTCTTGAGGCACACCCCAATCCTCATAGCGCTAAATGTGATGGATCTTCTGCATTACCCTTAAATCAATTAGAAAATTTTTTAACACAAATGAAAGCTATTGATGAACTAGTCAAATCTTTTTGA
- the prfA gene encoding peptide chain release factor 1, with protein MNPIIIKKLIALQERFNVLEKLLSKSNVIDDKKRFCTLAQEHARLSEIVICFERWLDIKQEITNTKKLLTDIDMHDIAQDELKTFYLNQNNIEKNLKILLLPTDSNDKLGCFIELRAGTGGKEAAIFTGELFRMYARYSEVRRWKTEIINATYGECGGYKEIIAKIPYRGAYSLLKFESGGHRVQRIPHTESQGRIHTSTCTIAVIPEIPDIELPSIDPHDLRIDSFRSSGAGGQHVNTTDSAIRITHIPSGLVVECQDERSQHKNKAKALSVLGSRLHAIAVKRRQQEVSYTRRNLLGTGDRSDRIRTYNFQQGRITDHRISFTSYKLNEIMNGELDILIQPIINQHQSDQLNKLLELE; from the coding sequence ATGAATCCTATCATTATCAAGAAATTAATAGCTTTACAAGAACGTTTTAATGTATTAGAAAAATTACTTAGTAAATCTAATGTAATTGATGACAAAAAACGTTTTTGTACTTTAGCTCAGGAACACGCTCGATTATCTGAAATAGTTATTTGTTTTGAACGTTGGTTAGATATAAAACAAGAAATAACTAATACAAAAAAATTGCTTACAGATATAGATATGCACGATATCGCTCAAGATGAGCTAAAAACATTCTATTTAAATCAAAATAATATTGAAAAGAACTTAAAAATACTATTATTACCCACCGATTCCAATGATAAGCTAGGTTGTTTTATTGAACTACGAGCTGGAACTGGCGGAAAAGAAGCAGCAATTTTTACGGGAGAATTATTTCGAATGTATGCTCGTTATTCAGAGGTTCGTCGATGGAAAACGGAAATTATCAATGCTACTTATGGAGAATGCGGTGGTTATAAAGAAATTATCGCCAAAATTCCTTATAGAGGCGCATATAGTCTCTTAAAATTCGAATCTGGAGGACATCGCGTTCAAAGAATACCACATACTGAGTCTCAAGGCCGAATTCATACTTCCACCTGCACAATCGCTGTAATTCCAGAGATACCAGATATTGAATTACCTAGTATTGATCCTCATGACTTAAGAATCGATAGCTTTCGATCATCAGGTGCCGGAGGACAACATGTAAATACTACCGATTCAGCAATCCGTATTACCCATATACCAAGTGGATTAGTTGTAGAATGCCAAGACGAACGCTCACAACATAAAAATAAAGCTAAAGCATTATCAGTACTGGGTTCGCGATTGCATGCTATTGCAGTGAAGCGTCGACAACAAGAAGTATCTTACACCCGACGTAATTTGCTAGGTACTGGAGATCGATCTGATCGCATTCGCACATATAATTTTCAACAAGGTCGAATTACTGATCATCGTATTTCTTTTACATCATATAAATTAAATGAAATAATGAACGGAGAATTAGATATCTTGATACAACCTATTATCAATCAACATCAATCCGATCAACTTAATAAATTATTAGAGTTAGAATAA
- the prmC gene encoding peptide chain release factor N(5)-glutamine methyltransferase, which produces MTWDQWLNWANLKLKKSISSKRDAEIILSQVTKKSRTQLLGFGESLLEYDTIIQLRSLIYRRKKGEPIAYLVGSKEFWSLDLKVSPGTFIPRPDTECLVKHVFDLLKVSHLNVLDLGTGVGTIALALASERPNWNITGIDCQKQALFLAHRNKLLLNFKNVKFIYGNWFKYLRKKKFNLIVSNPPYIDKNDSCLQSSDMFFEPKNALVSEQEGLEDLTIICKYSTQYLRQNGWLVLEHGWNQGNYMRTLFFKFGFTHIHTIRDYHHYERVTYGKWKSH; this is translated from the coding sequence ATGACATGGGATCAATGGTTAAATTGGGCCAATTTAAAACTAAAAAAATCCATCAGCTCAAAGAGAGATGCAGAGATTATTTTAAGCCAAGTTACCAAAAAATCTCGTACCCAATTGTTAGGATTTGGAGAATCACTATTAGAATATGACACTATTATTCAGTTAAGATCTTTAATCTATCGAAGAAAAAAGGGAGAACCTATAGCTTATCTCGTTGGTTCAAAGGAATTTTGGTCCTTAGACCTTAAGGTTTCGCCAGGTACATTCATTCCTAGACCAGATACTGAATGTTTAGTAAAACATGTATTTGATCTATTAAAAGTATCTCACCTAAATGTTTTAGATCTAGGAACTGGAGTAGGCACAATAGCTTTAGCTCTTGCATCAGAACGACCAAACTGGAATATTACAGGGATAGACTGTCAAAAACAAGCATTATTTCTTGCTCATAGAAATAAGCTTTTACTTAATTTTAAAAATGTAAAATTTATATATGGAAATTGGTTTAAATATTTAAGGAAGAAAAAATTTAATCTTATTGTTAGTAACCCACCATATATCGATAAAAATGATTCATGCTTGCAATCTAGCGATATGTTTTTTGAACCTAAAAATGCATTAGTATCAGAACAAGAAGGCTTAGAAGATTTAACAATAATTTGTAAATATTCTACTCAATATTTACGCCAGAATGGATGGCTGGTTTTGGAACATGGATGGAATCAAGGAAATTATATGCGCACGTTATTTTTCAAATTTGGATTTACTCATATCCATACGATACGTGATTATCATCATTATGAACGTGTAACATACGGAAAATGGAAATCTCATTAG